CAATCAATGATAGGACCCTCGTTTCCATCAAACGAGTGCGTGCCGGGTCCAATTGGACCCCTTGGACAGGCGCGACGTGATCTAACAGGCTGCTTCTGTAATCGAGTCATTTGAGTCAAGCTGATTTCCAAGCCGTCGGTTTGAACCTGGGGTATGTGGCGCCCTTTGCTTCTGTCCGCGGTCGACGTCGTCGCCGCATGATGGGGATCAAGGGGGATCGGGTGCAGCAATCTGAAAAGCGTGGTCTTACGCCACTGCAGCCTGCGCGCTGTCATCCGAGCCCCGCGCGTCGCCACGCGTCCTGGCCGCCCTTCAGGCGATCTCGGTTTTCGTTGTGTTTAGATGGCGGTCTCCTCCTTGCGGTACTGGAAGTCCGTGCCGTCGATCCACATGCGATGCATGATTACGGCGAGACGCCGGGCAACGGCTACCTTGGCGCGTTTCATCCCGCGCCTTTTGGCGACCGCGAGCCCCCAGTGTTTGAGCCAGGACCAACGGCGGGTTCGAGTGAGAAGTGCATTGGCGGCCTCGAACAAAAGCCAACGAACCATGGCATCTCCGCACTTGCTGATGGGGCCGCTTCGGTCCTGCTCTCCCGAGGCGTATCTGCGTGGGACAAGCCCGAAGTGGGCGCCGACCATGACCGACTTTTGAAACCGTTCCGGCACGTCGAGTCCTGTCCTGAAAGCGAGGGCGGTAACCGGGCCGACGCCGGGAACGGTCATCAGGCGTCGGCAAACGCTATCATCGCGCGCAGCGGCATGAACCTGCCGGTCGAGCTTGTCGAGTTGTTCGAGCAAGGCTTGGCGCGCAAGCAAGAGCGGCTCGGCGGCTGCGCTGAGGTGCGGGTTATCAGCCGTCAATTCCCGAACCCGCGCCGCGAAAAGGCGTCCGCGCGCCATACCGACCTTGAGGCCGAAAGCTTTCAATGTTCCTCGTACCGTATTGGACAACTGACGGACCTGATGAACCAGGGTCTCCCGATGGGTCAGCACCATCCGGAGCTCCTGACTGCGCGCGGTCTTGACGTGGGTCGCGCGGTACAAACCGGTCCGCATCGCCTGGCTGATCAAGCGGGCGTCGCGACGGTCCGTCTTGACTGGGCTGGCGCTGGCAAAGGCCTTCATTTGCCGGGTCTCGATACAAATCACAGGGAGGCCCCGACTGGACAGTCCTGCGTACAGCCAAGGCGCCAGAGGGCCAGCTTCCAACCCAATTCGCGCAAAGCCACGCCCGCTTTCCTCGAGCCAAGTGGCGACCGCCTCGGGTGTGCTTGACACCTTGCCTTCGCGAATGACGGTTCCCTTTGCATCAATCTCACAGATCGAAATGCTTGCCATCGATACGTCCATTCCAACAAAATACTCCATGGCTGGTCTCCTCTGTTCCATGTCCAGGAATTGACCCGGATACTTGATCAAGACCGAGTGTGGAGACCAGCTGACTGTCTAGCGCGTGTCGGGTCCAATCGGACCCGCTAGACACGCGCGACCTTATTGGAATCGATCACGTTTTTCGTGTTTGATCGAATCCGATCAAACACGACGTGATCTAGGCAATCCCTGACTGCTCGATTACCGCCATCTGAAAAAGTATTGTCCAACGGCCCGCCTCGCCCTTCGACAAGCTCAGGGTGAGGCTAACATGTTGAAAGTTCAAAATCCCTCATGCTGAGCTTGTCGAAGCATGTGTCGCCACAGGCTCGAAATCGGACTTCTTCAGCAGCCTGCTAAAGTATTTAGCCTTCGGTACCGGGAGATTTTCCGTTTTCGCCGGGCCGCGGCTTGTCGGGGCGCAGGACCCAGGGACGATCGCCCCGGCGCCCGTTGACGCTGTCCACCCGTACCGATCCATCCGGGTTCAGCCACAGGGCATGACTGCCGCCGCGCCACAGATCGAATCGGTCGATCACCACCCGGGCGGAAGGACAGCGCCCACGCACCGGCACAGAGCTGACCACCACGTTCGCCGTCCGGCAATCATCGTCCAGCGCTTCGGCTTCGCGTACCAAGGCGACCATGTGGGGGTCGTTACGCAGAATACAGCCAAAAGAATCACACGAAAAAACAGCCGGTTGGCGCGGCGCGAAGCCTTTCCAGGATATGGCCTCGGGCACCGCTTCCCGGTCCATCCAGGATTGCCTGAGGAAATTACCTCCGCGCAGGCTGGAAAAAGCCAGTTGGCCGTCGGGCAAACGCACGGCCATCTGCTTGCCCTGTCCATCCACCAAAATATCCGGTGGCGGCATATGGGACAGAGCCACGCCCCCCGCCACCAATCCCAAGGCACCCAAGTAGCGCCATCGCCGCCGCCACAGGCACATCCAGGTGCCCCCCAGGGCCACGACGGCCACGCCCCAGCCCGGCAGGCCGGGAAACAGCACCACCGAGCCCTCCATGCCCGCCACCCAATGGGCAACGGCCACCACGCCCTCAATCCCCCACCCCATGGGCACCAGAGCCAAGGACTCCAGCCCCAAAGGTGCCAGCACATAGGCCATCAAGGCCCAAGGCATGATCCATAGCGCGGTAAGCGGCACGGCCAGCAGGTTAGCCAACAACCCGAAAGTGGCCATACGATGAAAATGATGGATGGCAAAGGGCGCGGTCGCCAATCCGGCAACTATGGTGGTCAGCGCCACCGCTGCCAAATAGAGCCCTGGCCCGCGCCACCACCAAGCTCCTGTCCGGCGCCCGGCGGCCAGCCGCTTTCCCATGATTTCATAGACCGCCACCAAGGCCATGGCGGCGGCGAAAGACATTTGAAAACTGGGACCCAAGAGGGATTCCGGCTGGATCAGGAGAACCACCGCCGCCGCCCAGGCCAATCCGCGCATGGAGAGTCCCTGGCGATCCAGCAGAACCCCCATCAGCACCAGCCCGACCATCAAAAAGGCCCGTTGGGTCGGCACCGTTGCCCCGGTCATCTGCGCATAGCCAAAGGCCACAAGGATCGCCGCCAGGGCGGCCCATTTCTTCACCGGGTACCGCAACGCCACCGCCGGAATCAAGGCCAGCAAGGCACGCAATGAAAAAAACGCCAATCCGGCCACCAGCCCCACATGCAACCCTGAAATGGCCAGCAAATGGGCCAGACCCGCGTCCCGCATGGCCTGCATGGCCTTTTCCGGGATTGCTGCCCGATCCCCGGTCATCAGGGCGGCGGCTACCCCTCCGGCGGTGGGGTCATCGATGGCGGCTCGGATCCGCTCTCCCAAAGCGTGGCGCAGGCTTGATAGGGCAATGCCATAGGCAGCGAACCCGGAGGTGACCCCACGGGCGGTGATCTCCGCTCGCCCCAAGCCATAGCCCACGGCCCCCAGACCTTCGAAATAAGCTTTGAACTGAAAATCGAAGCCGCCCGGCAACGATGGCGGCGGCGGAGACAGGAGCATGGCGGGCACCTGAATCCAGTCCCCGGGCGTCAAGTCCGGCTGCTCTCCTCGCAATCGGATGCGCGCCCGCTGGGGAGTCTGTTCCGCCCCCAACCGACTGACCCTCAGACGCTCCAAGGTGATGCGTTTTTGCTTCGGCAGCGCCTCCACCTGCACAATTCGCCCAGACACCGTTGCCGGTCCATGACGTTTTTCAAGCACCGTATCGGCCACCAAGGCGGTGCGCAGCTGAGAAACGGCGAACCCCAAGGCCAAGGCCACGGCCAAAACGGCCAGCATTCGCCCGATGCCATGGTGCCAAAGCATCCACGCCCCCGCGGAGGCCGCCATGAACAACGCCGTGCCGAGCCACCAGACGGGCTCAAAACTCAAGGTAAAATAGACCGCCACCCCGATGGCCATGGCCACGGGCAGCCACAAAGGCCAACGCTCCCGTTCCCCATGGAATCCCTCTGCCAAGGCGGTGGCTCGCAGCACCTTTTAATTCTCCATTTGTCCTCAAACAGTTACACAACGACGCCCGTAAATCTTTGCTGCGCGTGCGAAGATTGTGGTAAACACCTCCATCACACAAAGGAATCTAACAGAATTGCCCATGACGGTCGTTACTCGATTTGCCCCTTCGCCCACCGGCTTTCTCCATATTGGAGGCGCTCGGACCGCCCTCTTTAACTGGCTTTTTGCCCGCCACCATGGGGGCCAATTCCTGCTGCGAATCGAAGACACGGATCGTCAGCGCTCCAAGCCCGAGGCCGTCGAGGCCATCTATGAGGGCCTGAAGTGGCTGGGTCTGGATTGGGATGGCGATCCCCTTTCCCAGTTTTCCCGAGTTGATCGGCATGTGGAAGTGGCCAAACAGCTGCTGGCCGAAGGCAAGGCCTATCACTGCTATTGGACTCCGGACGAACTGACAGCCATGCGCGAAGCCGCCCGCGCCGAAGGTCGATCAGGCTATTTCGATCCCAAATGGCGGGATGCCGATCCGGCCACGGCCCCCGAGGGCGTGCCCCCGGTGGTGCGGCTCAAGGCTCCCCGTGATGGCGAAACCGTCGTCCAGGATGAGATTCAAGGTGAAGTCCGCACCGCCAATGCCCAAATGGACGACATGATTCTGTTGCGCGCCGATGGGACACCCACCTATATGCTGGCGGTGGTGGTTGATGATCACGACATGGGAGTGACCCATGTGATCCGTGGCGACGACCATTTGACCAATACGTTCCGACAGATGCAGCTTTATCAAGCGCTGGACTGGACGCCGCCGACATTTGCCCATCAGTCGTTGATCCATGGCGACGACGGCAAGAAGCTATCCAAGCGCCATGGGGCTCTGGGCGCCGAGGTCTATCGGGACATGGGCTTCCTGCCCGAAGCCATGCGCAACTACCTGCTGCGGCTGGGCTGGAGCCATGGGGACGACGAGATCTTCAGCACCGAACAAGCCATTGAGTGGTTTAATCTGGAAAATGTCGGTCGGGCCGCCGCCCGCTTCGATATGGAAAAGCTGACCACTCTGAACGGTCACTACATCCGGCATACAGATGATGCGGCCCTGGTCGACCACATCGCTCCCAGGCTCGAAACCGAATTGGGAGTCAATTTGGATGAAGCCGGACGTCTGCGCCTGCAACAAGGCATGCCGTCGCTCAAGGAGCGCGCCAAAACGCTAGTGGAGTTGGCCGAGGCTGCGTTATTCTATGTGCGCCCCCGGCCCTTGGTGATGACAGACAAGGCCGCAAAGTTGCTGAACGCCGAGGCCCTGGAAACTCTGCGGCTGCTGAGTGTGCGGCTGAGCAATACCCATTGGACCCGCGACGCGTTGGAGAACCTGACGCGCGAGACCGCCGAAGAATTGGATCTGAAATTGGGTAAAGTGGCGCAGCCCCTGCGGGCCGCTCTGACCGGCACCAACGTATCGCCGCCCATTTTCGAAGTCATGGAAATTCTAGGCCAGGAGGAAGTCCTGGCACGCTTGCAAGACGCCCAAAAAGGGCAATAGGACCATCCGGGTCCAAAAAGGGATTGGAGACCGAAAATATCCATCGACAGCCGCGCGAACACCGATCAATCAAACCAAGGTGGCGGCCGACTGCTTGAGGAGAAATAAATCATGAGCGATCAGAAAAATACCGTCAGCATGACGGACAACAGGACCGGCAAAACATGGGAATTTCCAGTAATTGAGGGCAGCACCGGCCCGGACGTGATCGACATCCGCCGTCTCTATGCCGAAACCGGCATGTTCACCTACGACCCCGGCTTCACATCGACCGGCAGCTGTGAATCCAGCATCACCTATATCGATGGTGAAAAAGGCGTTTTGCGCCATCGCGGATACGATATCGCTGATCTGGCCGAGCATTCCGACTTCATGGAAGTCTCTTATTTGCTGCTTTACGGGGATCTGCCGACTCCGCCACAGAAAGCCAAATTCGAATCCGACATCACCCATCACTCGATGGTCCATGAACAATTGCACGACTTCTACACCGGTTTCCGTCGTGACAGTCATCCCATGGCCGTCATGGTCGGCGTCATCGGCGCCCTGTCGTCGTTCTATCACGACAGCACCGATATCACCGACCCAAGGCACCGACTGATCGCCTCCTACCGCATGATCGCCAAGGTACCGACCATCGCGGCATGGGCCTATAAGTACTCCATCGGACAGCCGTTCATCTATCCGAAGAACAATCTGTCCTATGCCGAGAACTTCCTGCAAATGATGTATGCGGTTCCCTGTGAAGAGTACATGGTCAACCCGGTCCTGGCCCGGGCCATGGATCGCATCCTGATCTTGCATGCCGATCACGAACAGAATGCCTCTACCTCCACCGTGCGACTGGCGGGTTCTTCGGGAGCCAATCCGTTCGCCTGTATTGCTTCGGGCATTGCCTCCCTTTGGGGTCCGGCCCATGGCGGCGCCAACGAAGCCGTGCTGAAGATGCTCAACGAGATCGGTCACAAGGACAATATCCCCGAGTATCTGGCCAAGGCCAAGGACAAGGACGATCCGTTCCGCCTCATGGGCTTCGGGCACCGGGTCTACAAGAACTACGATCCGCGGGCGACCGTCATGCAGAAGACCTGCCACGAGGTGCTCGACGAACTGGGCATCGCCAACGAGCCGCTGCTCGACTTGGCCATGGAACTGGAGCGCATCGCGTTGGAAGACCCCTACTTCGTCGAGAAGAAGCTGTTCCCCAATGTGGATTTCTACTCTGGCATCATCTTCAAGGCGATGAACATCCCGGTATCCATGTACACGGTGCTATTCGCCCTGGCCCGGACCGTAGGCTGGGTGGCACAGTGGAACGAGATGATCGAGGATCCGACCCAGAAGATCGGTCGGCCGCGTCAGCTGTTCATCGGCGAAGTGCAGCGCGAGTTCATCCCCCTGCACAAACGAGTCAGCAAGAACCGGGAACTGGCACCGGAATAAGGCCTCGGCAGATTTGGATAAACACAAGGGGGGCGCTGCCCCCCTTTTTCACGACGGCTCGGCAGTCGGCTGCATGGAAGTCAAGGTCTAACAGGCTGTTGGGAAAGTGTTGTCCTACGGCCTGCCTCGCCCTTCGTCCCTCGACAAGCTCGGGATGAGGAAGCTCAGGGTGAGGCTAACAAGTTGAAAATTCAAAGGCCCTGATGCTGAGCTTGGCGAAGCATGTGTCGCCACACCCTCGAAATCGGACTTTTTCAGATGGCGGTAATCGAGCAGTCAGGGATTGCCTAGACAGTCAGCTGGTCTCCACACTCGGTCTTGATCAAGTATCCGGGTCAATTCCTGGACATGGAACAGAGGAGACCAGCTATGGAGTATTTTGTTGGAATGGACGTATCGATGGCAAGCATTTCGATCTGTGAGATTGATGCAAAGGGAACCGTCATTCGCGAAGGCAAGGTGTCAAGCACACCCGAGGCGGTCGCCACTTGGCTCGAGGAAAGCGGGCGTGGCTTTGCGCGAATTGGGTTGGAAGCTGGCCCTCTGGCGCCTTGGCTGTACGCAGGACTGTCCAGTCGGGGCCTCCCTGTGATTTGTATCGAGACCCGGCAAATGAAGGCCTTTGCCAGCGCCAGCCCAGTCAAGACGGACCGTCGCGACGCCCGCTTGATCAGCCAGGCGATGCGGACCGGTTTGTACCGCGCGACCCACGTCAAGACCGCGCGCAGTCAGGAGCTCCGGATGGTGCTGACCCATCGGGAGACCCTGGTTCATCAGGTCCGTCAGTTGTCCAATACGGTACGAGGAACATTGAAAGCTTTCGGCCTCAAGGTCGGTATGGCGCGCGGACGCCTTTTCGCGGCGCGGGTTCGGGAATTGACGGCTGATAACCCGCACCTCAGCGCAGCCGCCGAGCCGCTCTTGCTTGCGCGCCAAGCCTTGCTCGAACAACTCGACAAGCTCGACCGGCAGGTTCATGCCGCTGCGCGCGATGATAGCGTTTGCCGACGCCTGATGACCGTTCCCGGCGTCGGCCCGGTTACCGCCCTCGCTTTCAGGACAGGACTCGACGTGCCGGAACGGTTTCAAAAGTCGGTCATGGTCGGCGCCCACTTCGGGCTTGTCCCACGCAGATACGCCTCGGGAGAGCAGGACCGAAGCGGCCCCATCAGCAAGTGCGGAGATGCCATGGTTCGTTGGCTTTTGTTCGAGGCCGCCAATGCACTTCTCACTCGAACCCGCCGTTGGTCCTGGCTCAAACACTGGGGGCTCGCGGTCGCCAAAAGGCGCGGGATGAAACGCGCCAAGGTCGCCGTTGCCCGGCGTCTCGCCGTAATCATGCATCGCATGTGGATCGACGGCACGGACTTCCAGTACCGCAAGGAGGAGACCGCCATCTAAACACAACGAAAACCGAGATCGCCTGAAGGGCGGCCAGGACGCGTGGCGACGCGCGGGGCTCGGATGACAGCGCGCAGGCTGCAGTGGCGTAAGACCACGCTTTTCAGATTGCTGCACCCGATCCCCCTTGATCCCCATCATGCGGCGACGACGTCGACCGCGGACAGAAGCAAAGGGCGCCACATACCCCAGGTTCAAACCGACGGCTTGGAAATCAGCTTGACTCAAATGACTCGATTACAGAAGCAGCCTGCTAAAGCCCCTTTGCTCGTCTGCTGACAACCAGCAGCGGAAGGCTGTGCGAAACGGTTCTTATACTGTAGTATCATATCTGTATGGACGGATACGCCCGGCCCAAAGGAGAGATATTGGCGTGTCTCGGATCCACACAATCAAGAAACTGGCACGGAATCTTGGTGCTCTTAGTCAAAAACCGGGTTGGGGCGGTTGAAAACGTTTGCCTTTGGATAGGTTTTTCTGGGATTCTGGTCGTAGCATTCATGAATAATGGTTCTGGGAGGTGAATAGCATGGTTGAATTGATAAAAGTCAAAGGGGTAGGCCCCACACTGGCGAAAGGGCTCATGGCCGTGGGCATTGCGACCGCGGAGGATCTTGCCGGTGCATCGCCAGAGGCCGTCGTCGCGGTTCGTGGTATCAGCCCGACCACCGCCCCAGGCATCATCGCGGCCGCCGGCGAAGCGACGGAAGCCAACGAGCAGGCAGCAGAGGATAGCAAGGCTACCAAAAAGAAGGGCCCCAAAATCCATAAGGCAGACAAAGTCTATAAGGAGGCTAAAAAGAAGGCCGCCAAGGTCCAGAAAAAGGCTAAGAAGAAGGCCGACAAGGCTGAGCGAAAAGCCAAGAAGAAGGCAGCCAAGGCCGAGCGAAAGGCTAAGAAGAACGCCGCATCTGAAAGCATCGCCGCCGAGTAGAATGCCGGGGGTGACTCAAAGAACGGATTTCTGTCTAGATCACGTCGCGGACACACATTCCAGACCGAGGAGAACTCAGTCTGGGATCGAAAGGCGTGCGCCCTCTGCTAACCTGGGCCCTAACGCGGGATCGAGCCCTTGGCTCCGACCGGGACAACCTTCTTAGAACCTTTGGACCAATTCGATCTTATAGCCATCCGGGTCGTCGACGAAGGCAATGACCGTGGTGCCATGTTTCATGGGACCGGGCTCGCGGGTGATCACCGCGCCTTCGGCCCGCAAGGCGTCGCAGACTCCATAAGCATCGGGAACACCGATAGCCAGATGGCCAAAGCCATTCCCCAGATCATAGGGCTCCTCCTGATCCCAGTTATGGGTCAGTTCGACCACCGTGGTGTCGATCTCGTCGCCATACCCGACAAAGGCCAAGGTGAATTTCCCACCAGGATAGTCCTTGCGCCGCAGTTCATTCATACCCAACAGACGGCAATAGAAATCCAGGGATTTATCCAGGTCTCGCACCCGGATCATGGTGTGCAGTAAACGGAACTTCGATTTATCCATGATTGGTGTCCTTCCTCGCTTCAAGGATAGTGGCAAGGGCCTCGGCAGCACGCAGGCTGGGGGAGGCCCCGCCCCGGCCCATGGCCTCCAGAGCCGGCGCACAAGCGCGGATCTGTGCCCTGCGTGCCTCCGGGTCATCCAGGTACTGGGCAAGCATCGGCGATATCAATGACGCCTGGCAGCGATCCTGCAAAAACTCGGGCAGCACTTCGCGCTCTTGAATGATATTGACCAGGCTGGCGAACCGGACCTTGATCAAACGCCGGGCCAGCCAAGCGGTCAACGGATTGAGCCGATAGGCTACCACCGAAGGGCAACCCGCCAAAGCCAGCTCCAAGGTCACGGTCCCCGAGGCTGCCAAGGCCGCTTCCGAGGCCGCGAAAGCGTCGAACTTTTCCCGCTCTCCTTCCACCACGGTCACCGAACAGGACCAGGACCGCACCGCTTCTCGCACAGGCTCGGCGACACCGGCCACCGTCGGCAGCACCACCGCCAGACCGGGGCGCTCCCCGCATAATTGATCAACCACGTCGCGAAAGACCGGCAAGTGGCGACTCACTTCGCCCAGACGGCTACCGGGCAACACGCAGAGCACCGGTCTGGTTGGCTCGATTCCATGCTTGTCACGGAACGCGCTGCCATTGCCCAGATCAGCACCGCCTTCGATCACGGAATGGCCGACAAAGGTGGTCGCCAGCCCCTCTTTCTCGAAGTATGGCGGCTCAAAAGGCAGCAATACCAACAAATGGTCGAGGAACCGAGCAATCTTGGCCGCCCGCTTGGGCTTCCAGGCCCAGACCGTCGGCGCCACGTAATGCACCAAAGGAATGCCCAGATCCCGAACCCGCTTGGCCAGCCGGAAACAAAAACCCGGAGAATCAATGGTCAATACCACATCGGGGCGCAAGCGGCGGATATCCGCATCCGCCTCCGACAAGCGCCGCATCAACTTGGGAAGATGGGGCAGAATCTCGGCAAGCCCCATGAGCGAGAGATCGGTCATGGGAAACAAACTGTCCAGCCCCTGCCCGGTCATGTGCGGGCCTCCAATCCCGGCAAATCGCACCCCTTCGGGATAAAGGGATTTGAGGCCCGCCATCAGACGTCCACCCAACAGGTCGCCAGATGGCTCCCCGGCCACCACATAGACCAGGGGGCCTTGCGCCATATCAGAACTCTCCGTTTTCCGACAAGCCCACCAGGAACAACCCGCGTTGGTTGGCGGCGTCAATCAACGCATCCCTGTCGAGCAAAACCGTGCCCCCCGCCTCCACCGCGATCCCGCGCAGACCCGCGTCGGCGGCCCGTGCCACGGTGGGCGCGCCGATGGTCGGCAGGTCGGCGCGGCGCTCTTGTTGCGGTTTCTTGAGTTTGACGAGCACCCCGCCCGGCCCCTCGCGTCGCAAATGGGCACAGCGATCCAGCATGGCGTCCGTGCCTTCCACCGCTTCCACCGCCAACACGATGCCCTGTTGCACGACCACGGCCTGGCCCACATCCAGATTGCCTAGGCCACGGGCCACAAGCCAGCCTCGTCGCAGGTCCTCGCGCGCCCGATCATCGGGGGCGATGCACCCCAACTGCCCCTGGGGAGCCAGCAGGTCCGGAAGAATGTCGTCGATGCCCACCACCTTGAATCCTTCCTTTTCGATTTCGGCGATCAAGGCTGAGAGCAGGCCATCATCCCCAAGGGACTTCCATCCCACCTTGGCGATGAAACGGGCGCTCCACATATCCGGGCGCAAAGCCCCGAGACTGGGACGGGTCACCCCCCCGGCCATGACCAAGTCAGAGACTCCGGCCTCGTGCAATTTCTTGATACCGCCGCCCGCCCCGCCCAGTCGTATCCAGGCATGGGGGACATCCCCGGCCACGGTCTCCGGGTCGGCCTGATCCTGCAAGGCAAGAACGAAGAATGGGCGATTTTTTGATCGACAGGCGTCGATCAGTCGGGCGGGAAGATCGCCCCGGCCGGCCACGATGCCCAGCGTCGTGGCGCCGTCAGTCCGCATGGCCGTCAGTGGAGGGCACACAGACCCCGCGAGACGACTCGTCGCGAATAAAATCGACGATTTCCATGACCGGTTCGTTTTCGGCAAAATCCTCCACCAGATCAGCCAGACGTTCGGCCATGGTGCCTTCTTGGGCAAAAATCAGCCGATAGGCTTTGCGGATATCATGGATCATGTCCCGGGAAAAACTGCGCCGCTTCAGGCCGACGATATTCAGGCCGGACAGCTTGGCCCGATTACCCATTACCGAGCCATAGGGGATAACATCGTTTTCAACACCGGACATGCCGCCGACCATGGCGTGACGACCGATACGCACGAACTGATGCACCGCC
The sequence above is drawn from the Magnetospira sp. QH-2 genome and encodes:
- a CDS encoding helix-hairpin-helix domain-containing protein, whose protein sequence is MVELIKVKGVGPTLAKGLMAVGIATAEDLAGASPEAVVAVRGISPTTAPGIIAAAGEATEANEQAAEDSKATKKKGPKIHKADKVYKEAKKKAAKVQKKAKKKADKAERKAKKKAAKAERKAKKNAASESIAAE
- the gltA gene encoding citrate synthase, which encodes MSDQKNTVSMTDNRTGKTWEFPVIEGSTGPDVIDIRRLYAETGMFTYDPGFTSTGSCESSITYIDGEKGVLRHRGYDIADLAEHSDFMEVSYLLLYGDLPTPPQKAKFESDITHHSMVHEQLHDFYTGFRRDSHPMAVMVGVIGALSSFYHDSTDITDPRHRLIASYRMIAKVPTIAAWAYKYSIGQPFIYPKNNLSYAENFLQMMYAVPCEEYMVNPVLARAMDRILILHADHEQNASTSTVRLAGSSGANPFACIASGIASLWGPAHGGANEAVLKMLNEIGHKDNIPEYLAKAKDKDDPFRLMGFGHRVYKNYDPRATVMQKTCHEVLDELGIANEPLLDLAMELERIALEDPYFVEKKLFPNVDFYSGIIFKAMNIPVSMYTVLFALARTVGWVAQWNEMIEDPTQKIGRPRQLFIGEVQREFIPLHKRVSKNRELAPE
- a CDS encoding IS110 family transposase, with the protein product MEYFVGMDVSMASISICEIDAKGTVIREGKVSSTPEAVATWLEESGRGFARIGLEAGPLAPWLYAGLSSRGLPVICIETRQMKAFASASPVKTDRRDARLISQAMRTGLYRATHVKTARSQELRMVLTHRETLVHQVRQLSNTVRGTLKAFGLKVGMARGRLFAARVRELTADNPHLSAAAEPLLLARQALLEQLDKLDRQVHAAARDDSVCRRLMTVPGVGPVTALAFRTGLDVPERFQKSVMVGAHFGLVPRRYASGEQDRSGPISKCGDAMVRWLLFEAANALLTRTRRWSWLKHWGLAVAKRRGMKRAKVAVARRLAVIMHRMWIDGTDFQYRKEETAI
- a CDS encoding IS110 family transposase, with the protein product MEYFVGMDVSMASISICEIDAKGTVIREGKVSSTPEAVATWLEESGRGFARIGLEAGPLAPWLYAGLSSRGLPVICIETRQMKAFASASPVKTDRRDARLISQAMRTGLYRATHVKTARSQELRMVLTHRETLVHQVRQLSNTVRGTLKAFGLKVGMARGRLFAARVRELTADNPHLSAAAEPLLLARQALLEQLDKLDRQVHAAARDDSVCRRLMTVPGVGPVTALAFRTGLDVPERFQKSVMVGAHFGLVPRRYASGEQDRSGPISKCGDAMVRWLLFEAANALLTRTRRWSWLKHWGLAVAKRRGMKRAKVAVARRLAVIMHRMWIDGTDFQYRKEETAI
- the gloA gene encoding lactoylglutathione lyase; this encodes MDKSKFRLLHTMIRVRDLDKSLDFYCRLLGMNELRRKDYPGGKFTLAFVGYGDEIDTTVVELTHNWDQEEPYDLGNGFGHLAIGVPDAYGVCDALRAEGAVITREPGPMKHGTTVIAFVDDPDGYKIELVQRF
- a CDS encoding ComEC/Rec2 family competence protein codes for the protein MLRATALAEGFHGERERWPLWLPVAMAIGVAVYFTLSFEPVWWLGTALFMAASAGAWMLWHHGIGRMLAVLAVALALGFAVSQLRTALVADTVLEKRHGPATVSGRIVQVEALPKQKRITLERLRVSRLGAEQTPQRARIRLRGEQPDLTPGDWIQVPAMLLSPPPPSLPGGFDFQFKAYFEGLGAVGYGLGRAEITARGVTSGFAAYGIALSSLRHALGERIRAAIDDPTAGGVAAALMTGDRAAIPEKAMQAMRDAGLAHLLAISGLHVGLVAGLAFFSLRALLALIPAVALRYPVKKWAALAAILVAFGYAQMTGATVPTQRAFLMVGLVLMGVLLDRQGLSMRGLAWAAAVVLLIQPESLLGPSFQMSFAAAMALVAVYEIMGKRLAAGRRTGAWWWRGPGLYLAAVALTTIVAGLATAPFAIHHFHRMATFGLLANLLAVPLTALWIMPWALMAYVLAPLGLESLALVPMGWGIEGVVAVAHWVAGMEGSVVLFPGLPGWGVAVVALGGTWMCLWRRRWRYLGALGLVAGGVALSHMPPPDILVDGQGKQMAVRLPDGQLAFSSLRGGNFLRQSWMDREAVPEAISWKGFAPRQPAVFSCDSFGCILRNDPHMVALVREAEALDDDCRTANVVVSSVPVRGRCPSARVVIDRFDLWRGGSHALWLNPDGSVRVDSVNGRRGDRPWVLRPDKPRPGENGKSPGTEG
- the lpxB gene encoding lipid-A-disaccharide synthase, which produces MAQGPLVYVVAGEPSGDLLGGRLMAGLKSLYPEGVRFAGIGGPHMTGQGLDSLFPMTDLSLMGLAEILPHLPKLMRRLSEADADIRRLRPDVVLTIDSPGFCFRLAKRVRDLGIPLVHYVAPTVWAWKPKRAAKIARFLDHLLVLLPFEPPYFEKEGLATTFVGHSVIEGGADLGNGSAFRDKHGIEPTRPVLCVLPGSRLGEVSRHLPVFRDVVDQLCGERPGLAVVLPTVAGVAEPVREAVRSWSCSVTVVEGEREKFDAFAASEAALAASGTVTLELALAGCPSVVAYRLNPLTAWLARRLIKVRFASLVNIIQEREVLPEFLQDRCQASLISPMLAQYLDDPEARRAQIRACAPALEAMGRGGASPSLRAAEALATILEARKDTNHG
- a CDS encoding LpxI family protein, giving the protein MRTDGATTLGIVAGRGDLPARLIDACRSKNRPFFVLALQDQADPETVAGDVPHAWIRLGGAGGGIKKLHEAGVSDLVMAGGVTRPSLGALRPDMWSARFIAKVGWKSLGDDGLLSALIAEIEKEGFKVVGIDDILPDLLAPQGQLGCIAPDDRAREDLRRGWLVARGLGNLDVGQAVVVQQGIVLAVEAVEGTDAMLDRCAHLRREGPGGVLVKLKKPQQERRADLPTIGAPTVARAADAGLRGIAVEAGGTVLLDRDALIDAANQRGLFLVGLSENGEF
- the gltX gene encoding glutamate--tRNA ligase, producing the protein MTVVTRFAPSPTGFLHIGGARTALFNWLFARHHGGQFLLRIEDTDRQRSKPEAVEAIYEGLKWLGLDWDGDPLSQFSRVDRHVEVAKQLLAEGKAYHCYWTPDELTAMREAARAEGRSGYFDPKWRDADPATAPEGVPPVVRLKAPRDGETVVQDEIQGEVRTANAQMDDMILLRADGTPTYMLAVVVDDHDMGVTHVIRGDDHLTNTFRQMQLYQALDWTPPTFAHQSLIHGDDGKKLSKRHGALGAEVYRDMGFLPEAMRNYLLRLGWSHGDDEIFSTEQAIEWFNLENVGRAAARFDMEKLTTLNGHYIRHTDDAALVDHIAPRLETELGVNLDEAGRLRLQQGMPSLKERAKTLVELAEAALFYVRPRPLVMTDKAAKLLNAEALETLRLLSVRLSNTHWTRDALENLTRETAEELDLKLGKVAQPLRAALTGTNVSPPIFEVMEILGQEEVLARLQDAQKGQ